The genomic window CGACAAGTACGGCATCACGATCAAATCCGTTGAATCATATTATGAGCAGCAGCCGTTCATCGATTTCTGGACCGAAGCGGTGAAATCCTCCCTCAGTGAAGTGCCTGAAGCGGAGCGCGACGAGACGGCAGTCGTCGTAAGTGCACACAGCCTGCCGGAGAAGATCAAGGAGCATAATGACCCGTACCCGGATCAGCTCGAGGGAACGGCACAGCTCATCAAGGAGAATGCCGACCTCAAGAATGTGCATATCGGATGGCAGTCCGAAGGCAATACGCCGGATCCATGGCTCGGTCCGGACGTGCAGGACCTGACGAAGGACCTGTATGAAGAAAAAGGCTACAAGCACTTCATCTACCTCCCGGTCGGATTCGTCTGCGAGCACCTCGAAGTCCTCTATGACAACGATGTCGAGTGCAAGGACGTATGTGATGAAGTGGGCGCCGGATACCACAGGCCGACGATGCCGAATACGGATGAGCGTTTCATCCAGGCGATGATCAACGAAATAAACAGACTGTAGTAAAGAAGGCTGATTATAGTGAAAAAGGTAGCAATCATAGGCGCAGGGATAACAGGGTTATCCGCAGCCCATTACTTGTCGAAGCAGGAAGATGTCGAAGTGGACCTCTTCGAGCAGAGCGACAGGGCAGGCGGCAAGATCAGGACGCACCAGCAGGACGGCTATACGATCGAACTCGGTCCCGAATCGTATCTTGCCCGGAAGAAAATCCTCACTGAACTGGCTGAAGAGATCGGCCTCGGCGATGACCTCGTCCGCAACCAGACGGGGACATCATATATCTATGTGAACAAAAAGCTGTCGCCCCTCCCGAAAGGTGCAGTGCTCGGCATGCCGACGGAACTGGTGCCTTTCCTGACGACGGACCTCATCTCAGCCCGGGCCAAGCTTAGGGCCGGACTTGATTTCGTAAAGAAGCCGATCAAAGTGCACACCGATATCTCCGTCGGTGAGTTCTTCAGGAGCAGGCTCGGTGATGAAGTGCTCGAGAACATCGTCGAACCGCTCCTGTCCGGCATCTACAGCACCAACATCGATGAACTGAGCCTGATGTCCACCTTCCCGAACTTCAAGGAGATGGAAGAGCAGCACGGCAGCCTCATCAAAGGGGTCTATCACCAGAAGAACAGTGCTCCGAAAAGCGCGCCTGGCAAGAAGCAGGGCCAGTTCCTCCAATTCAAGAACGGGCTGCAGTCGTTCATAGACAGGCTCCTCGAAGTGATTCGGGAGAACGGCGTATCGACACATTTCAACCATGATGTGACCACCATCGAAAAAGACGGCGGGACATATGCGCTCACCGTCAATGGGGAAACACGCACATACGACAATGTCATCATCACGACGCCGCACTTCCAGTACAAGAGATGGTTCCAAGACATGCCGCTTGAATACTTCAAGCACATGAAGGCCACAAGCGTCGCAACGGTCGTCATGGCCTTTGATGATCATCAGGTGAAGAATGAGATCGACGGCACTGGTTTCGTAGTGAGCAGGAAGATGGATACGTCGATCACCGCATGCACATGGACCAACAAGAAATGGGCGCATGCTGCACCGGATGGTAAGACACTTCTGCGTGCCTATGTCGGCAGGCCGGGGGACTACATCGTAGAAGAGAAGGATGATGAAGAAATCGTACGTCTTGCCCGCAAAGATTTGGATCAGATCATGACGATCAATGGTGAGCCCGAGTTCACTATTGTGACGAAGCTGAAGCATTCCATGCCGCAGTACAAAGTGGGCCACAAGGAAATGATCCGGGGCATCCATGAGTATATGGCAGAACACTATCCGGGCGTTGTACTGACAGGCGCCTCACACAGCGGCGTCGGTCTGCCGGACTGTGTCAGACAGGCCAAGGAAGCAGTGGAGTCAATTACAGAATAGATGGAAAACCATGCCCTGAATGTTATCATATATAATATCAGGGCATTTTTTTAAGGAGGCTTTTACCAATGAAGTTCATTTCAAACAATAATATCACCGACCCGATGATCAACCTGGCAATGGAAGAGTACGTCCTGCGTGAAATCCCGACAGACGATTCGTACTTCCTGTTCTATGTGAACCAGCCATCCATCATCATCGGCAAGAACCAGAATACGATTGAGGAGATCAACGAGTCGTATATCCGGGAGAACAACATCAAAGTCGTCCGCCGCGTCTCAGGCGGCGGTGCCGTCTATCATGACGAAGGCAACCTGAATTTCAGCTTCATCACGGAAGACGACGGGGAGAGCTTCCACAACTTCAGGAAATTCACCCAGCCGATCGTCGACGTGCTGCAGGATATGGGCGTCAATGCAGAACTTTCCGGCAGGAACGACCTTGAAATCGATGGCAAGAAGGTATCCGGAAACGCGATGTTCAGCCAGAAGGGCAGGATGTTCTCACATGGGACACTCATGCTCGACAGCGACATCTCCGAAGTGCAGAACGCACTGAAGGTGAACCCGAAGAAGATCGAATCCAAAGGCGTCAAATCCGTAAGGGGACGCGTCGGCAACATCAATGACTTCATGGATGAGGATCTCGATATCGATACGTTCAAACAGAAGATTCTGGAATACATCTTCGGTGGCAGGGAGAACATCGAGGAGTATGTATTGACGGAGGAAGACTGGGAAAAGATCTACAAGCTGTCTGAAGAGAAGTATCAGACTTGGGATTGGAACTACGGAAAAAACCCGAAATACAACTTCAATGCCTCCCACAAATTCGATGCCGGACTGCTTGATGTCAGACTTGACGTCAAAAAGGGCCGCATCCAGAATGCGAAGATATTCGGGGACTTCTTCGGTGTAGGGGAAGTCGATGTCATCGAGGAGAAGCTGATCGGTGTCGAACACAACAGGGAAGCGATAGACAAGGCGCTCGAAGACGTCGACATCAGCTTCTACCTGGGAAGGATCACCAGGGAAGAATTCCTCGACCTGATTGCATAAAACATAAAAAATAGGCTGACCTTCAACTGTATGTACAATGTACAAGTTGAAAGTCAGCCTTTTTCACGTATATTAAGCGGCATCTTCATCTTCATCAGTCAATTCCTTTAGCAGTGATGTGTAGGTCATGAACTTCTCTTCGTCCTTTTCAATGAGGGCTTCTTCCACCTTTTCGGTGTATTGCTTACGATTATATTCATCCATGGCCTCTTGGAGCAATAGTTCAGCGGAAAGATCGTTTATCGTGTTGATGAAGACTCGCAACTGGTTAACCGGGTATACTTGTTTGTTCATCCCTAAATCCCCCTTCATCATTTGGTTGTTACAAATTATATAACACGAAATGCAGCAGGTCAAACTAAGTTTTGAATATTTAGACAATTTATTGTTGTAAATTTACAATTTATTAAATAAAATTAACATTATTTAAAATTTAATTAACAAAATAAAAACCATGTGATATAGTGTGAATATTGGAATATTTAAAAGGGGGAAGCACATGAACAGACTGCATTATCAGATTCATGAGGAGACGATGTACATCGTTCCGGTTAACAATGGCGGCTACATCGAGAGCAGAGTGGGGGAAACATATGGCGGAGGGATCGACTGCAGGCTCAATCCAAATAAATTGATTGAGCGCAACTGCCGCAATCATTCACAGAACTATGCAGCACGAAAGGACCTCACCAAGACACTCACCGGCATCACCAGCAAGCTGCCCGTCATCGTAGATCTTTTTGGCGCCTACATATACTTTTGTACACATTCGGACCGGATAGCAGAGAACAACTGGTTCAATATCAGGCACGTGCAGTCCTATTGGAATGATGGGGGGATGACCCGGGTGCAGTTTTCAAATAATGAGGAACGCATCATCGACATTTCCTACGCCTCCTTCAACAACCAGTATCTGAACGCACTCAAACTGCACTACAAGTTCAACCAGCAGAAGGAGAAGTATCAAAAAAAGGAGATGAATATGCACTTCCAGTACCCTACACTCGGCAGGGGAGAAGTGGCGCAGATCAATGAAACCATCTACCATTCCTACATTAATTATATAAACGGACTGCAAATTAAGGATGAAGTGTAAATTTAACTTAAAACATGTTTATAAACGGTTGAAAAAACGTGTGGAATTGTTATAATTGTAAATGTTCGATTGAAAACAACATTATTCCACAGTAGCTCAGTGGTAGAGCTATCGGCTGTTAACCGATCGGTCGTAGGTTCGAATCCTACCTGTGGAGCCATGGAGATGTACTCAAGTGGCTGAAGAGGCGCCCCTGCTAAGGGTGTAGGTCGGTTCTCCCGGCGCGAGGGTTCAAATCCCTCCATCTCCGTTATTTATCCCGTAACCTTTTAGGTTGCGGGATTTTTAATTTTTATCCTGTGAATAGTCATAGACTAAATAGAAACCGTAGAACTTTCCTTATATTTGGTAAAATCCTGTTAAATCCATTCAAAATCTTATTCCAATAGTGTAAAATGATGTAAATTGCATGTATTGGAGGGGAATCAGTGGGAACTTTTGTAGGATTATTAATGTTTTTAGGTGTGGTTGCAACTATCACTCTTTTCGTGCTTGGTTTAATCCGGGAGAACAGAGGACAAGCGTATTATAGTACATGGAAAGCGGCACTTTATTCCTTCGTGGCGACTTGTCTGCTTGTGGTCCTTTTGGGGATAGTAAGCAGTGAGTATTCCTTGGCGGATATGGTTGGGATACTATGGTTTTTTGTATCAATTGTGATGTTTGTCTTCATTGCTCTGGCATTGAGGTCCAAGTCTAAAAACCAGAACCCCCGCAGGCATTTCAGAAGGGCGGGCATCGCATTTGTGACAGGTTTGGCATTGTTCTTCGTGACTGTTGCTGTCACGGATGAAGTGGAGGAGCCTGTCGACCAGACCGCTTCAGCGGATGAAGATACTGAAGAGGTGACGGAAGAAGCGACAGAGGAAGAGACTGCAGAGGAGTCGAAAGAGGACGCAGAAGAAGAGGAGGCGGAGAAGGAAAAAGAGGAATCCATCGAAGCTGAGAAAGAAGCATCCATAGAAGCGGCTGAAAGAGAGAAGGAAGAATCGATTGAAGCCGAAAAAGAAGCGTCCATAGAAGCAAAGGAAGAATCAATCGAGAAGGCTGAAGCTGAGAAGGAAAAGTCCATCGAGGAAGCGGAAGCAAAAGCCGAAGCTGAAGAGGAGCCGGTGGAGGAACCTGTAGCTTCCAAGGAGGGGCTCATTCCGGTCTCCCTCTATCGTGTAGTCGATGGGGACACGGTCAATGTCATTGATGACTCCGGTGAGGAGCTGAAGCTGCGGTTGCTTTTGATCGACACACCTGAAACCGTCCATCCGAACAAGCCGGTCGAACCGTATGGCAAGGAAGCGTCTGCAAGATTGACAGAGCTGCTGAATGCGGCAGATCAGCTGTATATCGAGTATGACAGCGGCGATAAGACGGATCATTATGACAGGCATCTGGTCTATCTGTACGCGGATGATGTGAGTGTCCATGAAGTGCTGCTTAAAGAAGGTCTTGCACGCGTGGGCTACATCTACGAACAGCAACGTTACCTGTCCGAATTCCGTGCGGCGGAACAGTACGCCAAGGATCGCCAACTCGGCATCTGGTCCATCCCGGGCTACGTGAATGAAGGCGGGGAAGGGTTCAACAGTGAAGAACCGGAAGCTGAGCCGGAAACGACAAGCGAGCCGGCGACAAATGAAACTTCACCTTCAGAGGGCAATGGAGAAACAGAATACTTCCAGAACTGTACAGAGCTGAAGAAGGTCTATCCGGATGGTGTGTCTTCGGACCATGCAGCCTATCAGCCGAAGATGGACAGGGATAAGGACAACTGGGCATGTGAGTAGCAAACATCTATATAATATGAAGGAAAATGGCCTTGGGCATACCGTCATTTCAGCATCAACTCCGCAACCATTCTGGTTGCGGAGTTTTTGTGCCTTATATAGGACATAAAAAAGACGCAACTGCAATCAGCTGCGCCATAAATCCAATATCGATTCAAATTTTCTGCTACCTGTTCAGGAACTGTTCCTCTTCATCATCATGCTTCTTGAAGTATTCCTCTTCATCCTCTGTGACCATATCCGGGTTGTTGTTCTCGACTTCGACCATCGTACGGACGCCGGTGTTCACATCGACGACTTCGGTATCATATTCATCCCTAGGGACGACATTCGTGTACTTTTCACTGACCGCATCCATCTGTGGGGAATCGGTGTCTTCCTGATTGAGTCCCTCGAAGATGATGACTTCGTCATTTTCATAGTGATTCATGAGGTCCTTCTTGCTGCCTTCATCAAAGTCCAGCTTATCGATGTCGCGGTCGGGATGGTCGACGTTCCCATCGATGATCTTCAGCTCTTCAAACTTCGACTTGAGACCGGATAGATCCTGTTTGGATATGACGACATAATTCTTAAGGTCGATGTAGTTGTCCAGATAGATTTCTGCATCTTTTTCAGTCTTGAATGGTTTGTATTGATTCTTATACATGTATAGTGACCTCCGTTTTTTAAGTAGTTATTCCCGTTGGGGCGGAATTCAAACTAAAAACCCGCAATACAAAGTATTGCGGGCACGGGGAGGATCAGTCTGTTGTCATGATGACCTTGTTGCCGGAAGGGTCGTATGAAACGGTTGCGCCATCTTCGGAGCCGACTTCATAACCCAAGTCTTCAAGTCTTTTGGCTGCGGCGTTGAGTGATGCTGTGTCGGGGTAGCTCATGACGAAGGCATTGAGTCCGACACTGTCTGGCTCGGGCTGTGGGGCACCGATGCCGTTCCAAACATTGACGGCGATGTGGTGGTGATAGTCTTCAGAGGACATGAATGCCGCCTGGCCGGGGAACTCGGCTACGATCTTGAGTCCAAGTCCTTCCGTATAGAACTTCACGGCAGAAGGCATGTCGGAGACGTGCAGGTGAAGGTGTCCCATGACCGTACCTTCCGGCATGCCCTGCCACTCCTGTCCTTCCTCCAGTGATTCGACAAGGTTTTCAAAATCCAGCGGGTCTGTCGTCATTTCCACCCTTGAACCATTCCAGCTCCACTCTTCAGGTCTTCTGTCCCTGTATATTTCGATGCCGTTGCCGTCGGGGTCGTTGAGATATAGGGCTTCACTAACAAGGTGGTCGGACGCGCCCATTCTGACATCGTTTTTGGCAAGGTGGATGGTGACTGCAGCGAGATCTGCACGTTCAGGCAGGAGGATGGCGAAGTGATACAAGCCGGATGTCCTTTTCTTTTCTACAGGGTTTTCCGGTTCATGTAGCGAGAGGATGCTTGTCTTACCATCGGTCGTCAGCTGAGCATCCTTGTCACTCTGTTCGAGAATGGAGAAGCCGAGCAGGCCGGTATAGAAATTCAGGGCTTCCTTCATATCGGATACATTGATCTTTACATGGGAAACATGTGTAGCAGGGGGTGTGTGGAAATTCATAATTGCCTCCTATTAAAAGTTACTTTATGTAACTAAGTTTATATTACTAATTTGAATATGTAAAGTAAAATCATATCTTTATGTTTAAAGGTAACATATGGTATAATTACATCAAGGATGTGATACAAGTTGAAACAATCAAATCTTTGTCCTAAATTCGAAAAGGCAGTGTCACTGCTCAGCCAGAGATGGACGGCTCTGGTCATCTATCAGATGCTGGAAGCACCGCAACGCTTCGGGGAAATACAGGCCGCAATCGGCATCAGTGGGAAAGTGCTTTCCGACAGGCTTAAGGATATGGAACAGGAAGGGCTCATAAAAAGGGATGTATACCCCGAGACGCCTGTAGTCATAGAATATTCGCTTACAGAAAAAGGACGTTCCCTTGAAACTGTACTGAGAGACATTGAAAACTGGTCCCAGGACTGGATTGAAGTCGATCAGCAGAGTAATACGGGGTCCTAGCATATAAAAAAGTGGGGCGGAGGTCATTTATGACCTCCGTCCCACTTTTCATTTTCATCAGGCTATTTGTTCATGGCCTTTGCATTGACCGTAACCGGACGCCTGACCGGAACGGTTCTTTTCTGCTTTGTTTTCGGCTCATAAAGGTAATCTTCCTTGTCGATGTCATCGACCTCATTTTTAAGGTAGTATTTTCCTTTTGTCAGAACAGCCATGAGTACCGTGAGTGCCGCTGCGAGTGCTGCTGCAAAGAAGGCGGCGGTATTCTCGAGGAATGTGCCCATGTATCCAAGTGCAGCCACGGTACCAAGGGCACTGGAGACGATGAGCGCCACCACGCCGACCGGATTCCACTTGTACAGGTTCTCCTGGCGGGCTTCATAGAATGCAGGGCCGATCTTGAGCATCATCTTGACGATGAGGGCGTCGGTGATCAGCACGGCGGCCCATGCCAGCAGGAACACACCCTGGAAGATCAATGCTGCATCCAGATGATCCACGATGCCGCCGAGCATGAGGACCATTGCAGTGACGCCTGCAACGACGATCCAGAACCTGCGTCCCGGTGTGAAACGGAACACATTTTCAAAGAAGTTCGATAGGGATAGGGAACTGCTGTAGATGTTCGTCACATTGATGCGGATCTGCGTGAGCATCGTGAATAGTGCACCGCCGATGCCGAGCAGCTGGACGATGTAGACGCCAGGGTTCGGTTCTGCGAGACGGACACCGAACCATATGCCGAGGCCGCCCATGACGCCGTAACAGAAAATCTGCGGGATGACACCGATCATGACGGATCCGATCTTAAGATGTTCCGGTTTCAGGAACCGTGCGTAGTCGGATGCGAGCAGTGCAGTAAGTCCCATGATGCCGTGCTGCATGCCGATGCACATCAGAAGTGCAGTGCCGCCGATCTGCACACCTTCAGGCATGTAGGTCCAGAAGCGGCCATCGTATAGTGATGTAGTGAACAGTGCAACAGTAATTGCTGCGATAAGGAAAGCAAAGAATATCGGCAGAGACCATTTCTGCAGCTTATCCAGCTGCTTGATGCCGAACCAGTTCAATGGAATGACAAGCGTACCGAATACAACGATCAGAACCCATAATGGAATGGCCGGGAAAAATTCATGTATGGCGTACACAAGGATCATACCTTCGAACGCGCAGTACATGATGAAGTTGGATGCGTAGATCAGGGAAGTCAATGAAGCGCCTATGTAACCAAATCCGCCGCCTCGCGACATCAGGTTGACGTTCATCCCGGATCTTGCAGATAAGTAGGAAATAATCGTACCCATGATACCTGCTACAATGATGGCATAACCAGCTGATATGAGCGCGTTCACTGCACCGAATTGAAGTGCCATGACACTGCCCAGCTGGAAGTAGAAGATTGCAGTTGCGATACCAAAGGTTATGTTGGTAATGCTGAACCAGCCCATGTTCCTTTCTTTATAAGGAACTTTGTCCAAAGAGTAGTCATCTTCCTGTTCTTCAATCTCATGCTCAATCTTTTGATCTGTCACTTTCACAGATCCCATACATATCCTCTCCATTTCTATGAAATTTTCAAATTGCATGACTTTTATACTATACACTTAATAGAAAAATCATTCAACCTGTGTAACGCATACCAAGGGTTATATTGTGACTAAAAGCACATCTTTTGATAGATTTTAACATCTAAACTATGAAATTTTTTTATAATTATATAAGAAATTTAACTACATTAGTTTAAAGAATATGAAGCATGCATACCCTTTGGGGGAGAGGGGAAGTCGATGGTTTGGGTGGGGATTTTGAGCTGTTGAAAAAAAGCCGCTTAAAGTATTGGGATATAAAATAACACGGATAAAAAATGAAAATGTAACTTTTTTATCCGTGTTTTTATAATTTTTTTGAGTTTTTATGGTTTCTCAGGGTCATAATCGTATAAATCAGGAACTTCGTTGCTATTCATTTTCCGATTTCTTTATCTCCACATCGAGGTCTTCTGTCGCGGGACCTTCTATTACATTGCCTTTAAAGTTGAAGCGCGAACCGTGGCATGGGCAGTCCCATGTCCTGTCCTCCTGGTTCCAGCTCAGGCTGCATCCCATGTGGGTACAGCGGTTGTCCACGACCAGGTACTCATTGCTGTCCTCATCGCGGTAGAGCCCTTTCTTCATTATGCCATCCTGGACGACTGCCCCTTCACCTGCAGAAAGGTTCGCCTCATTGATGTCCGGATAGTTCTTCAGCATATTCTTCGCTTCGACGCCGAGGCTCTCCAACGGTGTTGTGGCGAACTGCTTGAGCTGGGCGAATGTACCCTTCTTACGGTGTGGGCTGACCATATCATGATACCTGTTCTCATTGCCCGCAATCAGGTCGCTGATGATCATGGAGGAGAGGACGCCATTGGTCATGCCATATTTGTTGAATCCGGATGCGACGAACCGGTTCTCGTGCTTCTGGTCGAAATATCCAATGTAGGGGAGGGAGTCCACCGTCATCTGGTCCTGTGCGCGGAAGGCATACAACCGCTCGTGGTTGGTCGTCTTCTGATCGGCGTAGAGCCTGAGTTTCTCCAGCTGCCCGGTCATATCCTGTTCGTCATAGGACATATGTCCGAGTCCGCCAAAGAGGACGGTAGGGAGTTCCTTGTCCGGGTTGACGATATTCCTTGTCGTCAGCCCGGGACCATCGAACCCGTTCAATGACAGATTCTCGGATGGCGGGGTGGACGTCGTGACGACGAGGCCATAGGACCGGTTGATCTTGAAACTGTTGAAGTAGAACCCCTGATAATCGAGGAACGGGAAGTGGGTGGCGACGACGAGATGTTCGAAATCGATGCTTATCCCTTCCGATGTCTTCAATGTATTGCCTTCGACACCTTTGCCCATCACATGTTCATATATTTCGACGCCTTTCTCTTCGAGGACTTCCAGTATGCCCTTCAGGAACTTCAACGGATGGAATTCCCCCTGGTTCCTCATGACAAGCTGGGCGACGGTTTCAAAGGGGAGATCGAGCTGTTCCTTCAATAGGGAGCCGTCGATATCGAGGTCCACATAGACCTTGGCCTCTTTTTCCAGGTCTTTGACCGAGCTTTCATTTTCAGCATACATGACCCCGTCGACCCTTCTGAAGTCGCAGTCTATGTTGTGCTTTCTGCTGATCGATTCAATTTCATCTATGGCCGCCATCTGGGATTCATAATAGAGGCGGGCGGTCTCCTTGTCCTGCTGCTTGCTGATCTGGCTGTAGAGCGGCCCCTGTTGTGCCATAAGGCGGGCGGTCGTATTCGCCGTCGTACCGGTGAGTACCTTATTGGCCTCAAGTACCATAACTTTGCGGCCCTGCATGGCAAGCTTATATGCATTCATCAGGCCGGTGATTCCGGCACCGACGACAAGCACCTCAGTACTCGTATCGTTTTCCAGCGTAGGGTAAGAGGGCAGGTCGACAGTATCAGTCCAAAAAGAGATGTTGTCATTGTTGAATTCACTCATCAATTATCCTCCTCAAACATTTTTATATCTTTTACCCTCATTCCATATGAAATACTTACGAACATCAAATTTTGTCCAAAGTGTAAATTTTACGTAACGAAATTATAAAAACCGCTTGAAAATACTTTGTAAAACGTATAGTATATGTATCAGGCGTTGAAAGCGCACAATAATATTACCGCGGGGTAGAGCAGTCTGGTAGCTCGTCGGGCTCATAACCCGGAGGTCGATGGTTCAAATCCATCCCCCGCAATATTTTTACATACAGGTCCCGTGGTGTAGCGGTTAACATGCCTGCCTGTCACGCAGGAGATCGCGGGTTCGATTCCCGTCGGGACCGCCATTATTTTTTTTGACTATACATACCAAGGTTCAGTAGCTCAGTCGGTAGAGCATGTGATTGAAGCTCACAGTGTCGGCGGTTCGATTCCGTCCTGAACCATTCTAATATTATGGCGGTTGTGGTGAAGTGGTTAACACACCGGATTGTGGTTCCGGCATGCGTGGGTTCGATCCCCATCAGCCGCCCTTATTGGTTATGCGGGTGTAGTTAAATGGTATAACCCCAGCCTTCCAAGCTGATGTCGTGGGTTCGATTCCCATCACCCGCTCCATTTTATTATTCCACAGTAGCTCAGTGGTAGAGCTATCGGCTGTTAACCGATCGGTCGTAGGTTCGAATCCTACCTGTGGAGCCATGGCCCGTTGGTCAAGTGGTTAAGACACCGCCCTTTCACGGCGGTAACACGGGTTCGAATCCCGTACGGGTCATAACAGAAGTGAGCCTGCTCACTTCTTTTTCAATCATGGACAGTTGGCCGAGCGGCTTAAGGCGCACGCCTGGAACGCGTGTATACGGCAACCCCGTATCGAGGGTTCGAATCCCTCACTGTCCGTACTCACCCCTTGAAACCAGAAGGTTTCAAGGGGCTTTTTTATGATGATTTTAATGTTCTTTTGACTTTTCATCTGTATAATCGCTTTGTTTAGCCTGGGCTTTTTCCATCATTTGTTCCTGCCGTTCCTGTTTCCTTCTGTAATCATCAAATACTCCTTTGTCTGTTCGTTTAGCTGTTTTAACCATATTATCGATGTCGTTAAACAATTACGGCATAATGGAACTGATTACGGGTAATTAAAAGAGGGAAGAGAAGTATATTTTATCCGCAATTTTTGTGCGTCTTAGGAGGATAAGATGGAAAGTTTGCTTACCTATATCATTAATAATTTCGGCCGTCTCGGCATCGCCTTTTTGATGGCTTTAGAAAATGTTTTCCCGCCCCTCCCATCAGAAGTGGTGCTGAGTTTCGGTGGTTTCATGACGACCCAGTCGAGTTTGGGGATGACCGGTGTCGTCATTTCAGCGACCATCGGTTCAGTGGGTGGCGCCACTGTCCTGTACTACTTCGGCAAATTTCAAGCTCAGAAGCGGATGGAAAAGATTGTAGACAAGTGGGGGCATATCCTACCGATAGATAAGGAAGATATCTATAAAACCAATGACTGGTTTAGTAAATTTCAATCAGTGGCTGTGTTCATATGCCGCTTCATTCCTGTGATGC from Salinicoccus sp. RF5 includes these protein-coding regions:
- a CDS encoding FAD-dependent oxidoreductase; this translates as MSEFNNDNISFWTDTVDLPSYPTLENDTSTEVLVVGAGITGLMNAYKLAMQGRKVMVLEANKVLTGTTANTTARLMAQQGPLYSQISKQQDKETARLYYESQMAAIDEIESISRKHNIDCDFRRVDGVMYAENESSVKDLEKEAKVYVDLDIDGSLLKEQLDLPFETVAQLVMRNQGEFHPLKFLKGILEVLEEKGVEIYEHVMGKGVEGNTLKTSEGISIDFEHLVVATHFPFLDYQGFYFNSFKINRSYGLVVTTSTPPSENLSLNGFDGPGLTTRNIVNPDKELPTVLFGGLGHMSYDEQDMTGQLEKLRLYADQKTTNHERLYAFRAQDQMTVDSLPYIGYFDQKHENRFVASGFNKYGMTNGVLSSMIISDLIAGNENRYHDMVSPHRKKGTFAQLKQFATTPLESLGVEAKNMLKNYPDINEANLSAGEGAVVQDGIMKKGLYRDEDSNEYLVVDNRCTHMGCSLSWNQEDRTWDCPCHGSRFNFKGNVIEGPATEDLDVEIKKSENE
- a CDS encoding DedA family protein; protein product: MESLLTYIINNFGRLGIAFLMALENVFPPLPSEVVLSFGGFMTTQSSLGMTGVVISATIGSVGGATVLYYFGKFQAQKRMEKIVDKWGHILPIDKEDIYKTNDWFSKFQSVAVFICRFIPVMRSIISIPAGMVHMNILLFLTLTTVGTLIWNTVLVYLGASAGGSWQTIVGYMDIYSKIMYGILIAVVIILIFLLIRKKKKR